Genomic segment of Nostoc sp. TCL240-02:
AGTCTAATTGGGTTTGCAAATAAAAATAAAGAGTTTATTTCAGCAGAAATCTTTCCTGATGGCTCTTTGACAATCAGAGCATCTAGTAAATCGACTAAGTATAATTTACGGACTTATACTACTAATAAAGAAGGCACACGCACGGGAATAAAGGATTTTGGCAAACCTTATGATACTCAAAGACGTGACTGGTATAACAAAGCGATAGTAGAAGAAAGACCAATTTGGAGTGAAATTTATCCTCATAATTCTGGCATTGCCTTGTACATCGCTGCTAGTCAACCTGCTTACGATAAACAGGGAAATTTGCAAGGTGTATTACTCTCAAATTTAAACTTATCCAAAATTGGCACTTTTCTGAACAAGTTAAAAATTGGTAAAACAGGAATAAGTTTTATTATCGAGCGTCAGTCTGGAAGATTGGTAGCAACCTCAACTAATGAAAAGCCTTTCCGCTCAAATAATTTAGAATTACAATTAGCAGAAAATAGAATTAAGCCATTTTTTGCTATAGATAGTAAGGATATAAAAACACAATTTGCTGCTAAATGTTTAAAAACACAATTTCATGAGTTTAACTCAGTTAATAGTTCGAAGCAATTAGATTTTGCGATACATGGTAAGCGGCAGTTTATTCAAGTTTTACCCTTCCAAGATAATCGGGGACTTGACTGGTTAATTGTGGTAGTTGTCCCAGAAGATGACTTCATGGAAGAAATTAATGCTAATACCCGCACCACTATTGTGCTGTGTATTATTGCTTTGATCGTTGCTGTAGCTGTCGGTGTTTTAATTTTATGATGGATTACTCAACCAATTGTAGCTTTAAAAAAATCAGCTTTAGCGCTTGCTCAAGGAGAATGGGAAAAAAGAATAGAAATAGAGCGTTCCGATGAATTGGGGGACTTAGCCAAGTCATTTAATAGTATGGCAGATCAACTCCAAGAAAAATTTTCGGAAATGCAGGATTTAAACAAAGCTTTATTGCAAAGTGAAACCCGCCTGAAACAATTTCTTGAAGCTATACCTGTGAGTGTTTCGATAGATGATAGTAGTGGGCAACTCTACTATACTAATCGAGCTTCACAACAGTTAGTCAACGTAGAATTATTACCATCTATCGAATACGGAAAAATAGCAGAATATTATCAAATTTATCTAGCTGGAACTGACCAGTTATGCCCTGCTGATGAACTGCCAATTGTATATTCTTTAGCTGGTAAAACTGTCCATGTTGATAATCTTGAGTTTCGCCACCCAAATAAAACTATCCCTGTAGAAGTTTTAAGTACCCCAATTTTTGATGAATCAGGGAAAGTAATATATGCGCTCACCGTTTGTATTGATATTACCGAACGCAAAAAAGCAGAGAAGATTCTAGCTGATTATAATTCGATTTTAGAACAACAGGTTACTGAACGTACTCTAGAACTACAACGAGAAATAGCTGAACGCAAGCAGGCAGAAATAGCGCTTCTAGAAAGCGAGACGCGATTTCGGCTATTAGCAGAGGCAACATTTGAAGCGATCGCTATTACCGAGCAAGGCATACTTTTAGACACTAATCAAACCTGTGCTGAGATGTTTGGTTATGAATTTTCTGAGTTGCTTGGTATGCGTGTCATGAATTTTACTGCTCCTGAATACCGGGAACAGGTGATGCAGAAGATTCGCTCAGGAGATGAAGGAATTTATGAAACCGTTTGTCTGCGTAAGGATGGAAGCACATTTCCGGCTGAGATCAGAGCCAGAGTCATGTCATATCGTGGGCGTACCATCAGGATGGCTGCAATACAGGATATTACTAGTCGTAAACAGGCTGAAGAAGCAACCGTATTGGCAGAACGTAACCGCTTGGCACAGGAAATTCACGATACTTTAGCACAAGCCTTCACCGTTGTTATTGTCCACTTAGACACCGCCTCACGAAAACTGACAACAGATATAGAAGTAGCACAGAAATTAATCAAAGCAGGGCGAGACTTAGCTCATTCTGGGCTAACTGAAGCACGCCGTTCGATCAAAGCAATGCGATCGCAATTATTGGAGGACGGCGACATTTTTAATGCTCTTAATCGCTTCGCTACACAGATGTTTTCCCCTACCAATACACATATTGTCTGCCAATTAATAGGCGAGATATACCCCTTGTCTCCAGATGTTGAAAATAACCTACTCCGCATTGGACAAGAAGCATTAACCAATGCCTTCAAATATGCCCAAGCTGGAGAAATCCAAATTGAACTGGCATATCAAGAAAGCCAGTGCAGCTTGCGAATCAAAGATGATGGACGAGGGTTTGACATCGCCAGTGTATCTGTTATCAATAACTTTGGGCTTTTAGTCATGAGCGAACGGGCTGAACGCATCGGGGCAAAACTAACAATTCAGAGTTCGCCAGGACAGGGAACAGAAGTTATTGTATTGGTCAACGGGAGGAGACATGAAGAAATAGCACGCAAGCAGGGGGAGATTAATGATTTATAGCCAAGCTGATAGATTTATTCGCTAAACCAGATAAAAATTAGTGTAATTTGCGTAAAATTCTCGTTTTTTGTGGATATCTATTTAGGGCGTTGCATAAATGCCTGATGAATTAAGATTTTTAGCCAAGGGTAAACCTAGATTCTTTGAGCTTTTGCGCCTACCCTGCGGGAACGCCTGACAGCGAATGGACGAAACAAAATTCATCTCACTAATTAGCAACGCCCTATTTAGTTGCATTTGACAGCAAATTCAATCCAAGTCTGAGTTTTAGATGCTTCGCTTGTCTAGGACACGCTCCGCGAACGCAATCATTTAACTTAGCTACAAATGCTGCCTCACAACACCGAGAGTAAACGATCATGAGTCAATCCAATGTTATTCGCATCCTGATTGCTGACGATCATCCCATCTTGGGACAAGCTTTAACAATGTTTCTTCAATGTGAGCCAGACATGACTGTAATCGGCCATGCTGGCGACG
This window contains:
- a CDS encoding PAS domain S-box protein, which encodes MTQPIVALKKSALALAQGEWEKRIEIERSDELGDLAKSFNSMADQLQEKFSEMQDLNKALLQSETRLKQFLEAIPVSVSIDDSSGQLYYTNRASQQLVNVELLPSIEYGKIAEYYQIYLAGTDQLCPADELPIVYSLAGKTVHVDNLEFRHPNKTIPVEVLSTPIFDESGKVIYALTVCIDITERKKAEKILADYNSILEQQVTERTLELQREIAERKQAEIALLESETRFRLLAEATFEAIAITEQGILLDTNQTCAEMFGYEFSELLGMRVMNFTAPEYREQVMQKIRSGDEGIYETVCLRKDGSTFPAEIRARVMSYRGRTIRMAAIQDITSRKQAEEATVLAERNRLAQEIHDTLAQAFTVVIVHLDTASRKLTTDIEVAQKLIKAGRDLAHSGLTEARRSIKAMRSQLLEDGDIFNALNRFATQMFSPTNTHIVCQLIGEIYPLSPDVENNLLRIGQEALTNAFKYAQAGEIQIELAYQESQCSLRIKDDGRGFDIASVSVINNFGLLVMSERAERIGAKLTIQSSPGQGTEVIVLVNGRRHEEIARKQGEINDL
- a CDS encoding cache domain-containing protein; protein product: MVSLTGYLSFKNGQKAVNNIATRLLSEISQRVQQNLHTFLETTQQINHNNANSIKLAQLNIQDYSILENYFFEQLKLFNQVSLIGFANKNKEFISAEIFPDGSLTIRASSKSTKYNLRTYTTNKEGTRTGIKDFGKPYDTQRRDWYNKAIVEERPIWSEIYPHNSGIALYIAASQPAYDKQGNLQGVLLSNLNLSKIGTFLNKLKIGKTGISFIIERQSGRLVATSTNEKPFRSNNLELQLAENRIKPFFAIDSKDIKTQFAAKCLKTQFHEFNSVNSSKQLDFAIHGKRQFIQVLPFQDNRGLDWLIVVVVPEDDFMEEINANTRTTIVLCIIALIVAVAVGVLIL